In Triticum aestivum cultivar Chinese Spring chromosome 5B, IWGSC CS RefSeq v2.1, whole genome shotgun sequence, the following proteins share a genomic window:
- the LOC123117791 gene encoding uncharacterized protein, giving the protein MPPPPTPATRPAPTLPDELIEEVFLRLPPDEPSSLVRASLASSFWLSLLTGTSFSVRYREFHDAPPMLGFFYSWLHDDRPDDEGDPPVQRFAFTTKFGARIPEVEEWDDYEALDCRHGRVLFENPFGCPAPLFVWDPMTGCTRYLEKPDGCWGDGATVVCAVSGCDHRLCDGGPVRVVFFMTGDGDGCVAHVSVALLEMDDAWSESSDLDLELEWTLSPGLELEATHAFIPEIMPPVLIEDALYFMLSIVDGVCDMAILKYDMASDSLSLIDLPDVRSNGLPLKDHSFIPMAMGDGNLGFAQVDGLTLNLWSSSIHTGAEGLASWTQHIIVDLKNLLPIQNPEKSLRLIGSVEGSDIIFITTDLGIYQISLKSLRWKKLWKSEKFSALIPYMSFYNPQERINPYDEAH; this is encoded by the exons ATGCCGCCGCCTCCGACTCCAGCGACGAGGCCTGCACCGACGCTGCCGGACGAGCTTATCGAGGAGGTCTTCCTCCGCCTCCCACCGGACGAGCCCTCGAGCCTCGTGCGTGCCTCCCTGGCCAGCAGTTTTTGGCTCAGCCTCCTCACCGGAACTAGCTTCTCCGTTCGCTACCGAGAGTTCCATGATGCTCCCCCCATGTTGGGCTTCTTTTATTCCTGGCTCCACGACGACCGCCCCGACGACGAAGGAGATCCCCCCGTCCAACGGTTTGCCTTCACCACGAAATTCGGCGCACGCATTCCCGAGGTTGAGGAATGGGACGACTATGAAGCATTGGACTGCCGCCATGGCCGCGTTCTCTTTGAAAACCCCTTTGGGTGTCCCGCCCCGCTCTTCGTTTGGGACCCCATGACAGGCTGCACGAGATACTTGGAGAAGCCCGATGGATGCTGGGGCGATGGGGCCACAGTGGTCTGTGCCGTGAGCGGCTGTGACCACCGCTTGTGTGACGGGGGGCCCGTCCGTGTGGTCTTTTTCATGACCGGTGATGGTGATGGTTGTGTTGCGCACGTGTCTGTCGCGTTGCTGGAGATGGATGATGCATGGAGCGAGAGCTCtgatcttgatcttgagcttgagtGGACCCTGAGCCCTGGTCTTGAACTTGAAGCTACGCATGCATTCATTCCGGAAATAATGCCCCCTGTCCTCATCGAAGACGCACTCTACTTCATGCTTTCCATTGTTGATGGTGTTTGTGATATGGCTATTCTAAAGTACGACATGGCCTCTGATAGCTTGTCATTGATTGATCTACCGGACGTGCGCTCTAATGGCTTACCACTCAAAGACCATTCCTTTATCCCCATGGCTATGGGGGATGGCAATTTGGGGTTTGCACAAGTGGATGGCTTAACACTCAACCTATGGTCAAGCTCAATCCACACGGGTGCCGAGGGCCTTGCGTCATGGACTCAGCATATAATTGTCGATCTCAAGAACCTTCTCCCTATTCAGAATCCCGAGAAAAGTCTTAGGCTGATTGGATCCGTGGAAGGCAGTGATATAATTTTCATCACTACAGACCTTGGCATCTACCAGATTAGTCTCAAGTCCCTCAGGTGGAAGAAGCTATGGAAGAGCGAGAAGTTTAGTGCTTTGATTCCGTACATGAGTTTCTACAATCCACAAG AGAGGATCAACCCCTATGATGAAGCTCATTGA
- the LOC123117792 gene encoding uncharacterized protein, whose amino-acid sequence MLSPPPPPVLPDELLEEVFFRLPPDEPEHLARASLVSKVWLGLLSDPRFRARYRDFHGAPPMLGFLCSWRPYSVHEVEDNIPHFFPTTKFRARIPDDDWGDWGYTAWDCRHGRVLLGDQSYHPVPLVVWDPMSGRRRELDQPSEVGSSYGAAVLCAVAGCDHRACHAGPFQVAYIGVDTIEEDGECFASACVSLPMSADWSKPCSESRLDKWGARCSALRVGGYTPSWDEMAPVFVEGALYVNLVYYQEDDHIAILKYDLVSNCLSLIDAPLAGPFNLNAALLMAMGDNSLGFAHVDKVTLHLWSRQGDPEGIGSWTQRTVIDLNNHLPIQNPNKRLRLIGSLEGSDIIFVTMGLDIYELNLKTLRWKKLQKSEKLCGLIPYMSFYNPQGMQNDWDKDNLLVGAVSLHQIAESS is encoded by the exons atgctgtcgccgccgccgccgccggtgctgCCGGACGAGCtcctcgaggaggtcttcttccgCCTCCCTCCGGACGAGCCCGAGCACCTCGCGCGCGCCTCCCTCGTCAGCAAGGTCTGGCTCGGCCTCCTCTCCGACCCTCGCTTCCGTGCTCGCTACCGCGACTTCCATGGAGCGCCCCCCATGCTCGGCTTCCTTTGTTCCTGGCGCCCCTATTCCGTCCATGAGGTGGAAGATAACATCCCGCACTTCTTCCCCACCACCAAATTCCGTGCGCGCATACCCGATGACGACTGGGGGGACTGGGGCTACACTGCGTGGGACTGCCGCCACGGCCGCGTTCTCCTCGGCGACCAGTCTTACCATCCCGTCCCGCTCGTCGTTTGGGACCCCATGAGCGGCCGCCGGAGGGAGCTGGACCAACCCAGCGAGGTCGGCAGCAGCTATGGGGCAGCGGTGCTCTGCGCGGTGGCCGGCTGTGACCACCGTGCGTGCCATGCAGGCCCCTTCCAGGTGGCCTACATCGGTGTTGATACGATTGAAGAAGATGGCGAATGTTTTGCGAGCGCATGCGTGTCCTTGCCGATGTCGGCTGATTGGAGCAAGCCGTGCTCTGAATCTCGTCTTGACAAGTGGGGCGCGCGGTGCTCTGCTCTTCGTGTTGGTGGGTACACTCCATCCTGGGACGAAATGGCCCCTGTCTTTGTCGAAGGCGCACTTTACGTCAATCTCGTGTACTATCAGGAAGATGATCACATTGCAATTCTCAAGTATGACCTGGTATCTAACTGCTTGTCGCTGATTGATGCACCGTTGGCTGGGCCTTTCAATCTCAATGCCGCTCTCCTCATGGCGATGGGTGATAACAGTTTGGGGTTTGCACATGTGGATAAGGTAACCCTCCACTTGTGGTCAAGACAGGGAGATCCTGAAGGAATTGGATCATGGACTCAGCGTACAGTCATCGATCTTAATAACCATCTCCCTATTCAAAATCCCAATAAAAGACTTAGACTGATTGGATCTCTGGAGGGCAGTGATATCATTTTCGTGACCATGGGCCTTGACATCTACGAGCTTAATCTCAAAACATTACGGTGGAAAAAGCTACAGAAGAGTGAAAAGCTTTGTGGTTTGATTCCGTACATGAGTTTCTACAATCCACAAG GAATGCAGAATGATTGGGACAAAGACAATCTCCTGGTTGGTGCGGTGAGTCTGCATCAGATTGCCGAGAGCTCATGA